One window of Candidatus Nitrospira kreftii genomic DNA carries:
- a CDS encoding hypothetical protein (conserved membrane protein of unknown function) has translation MTDPQPEQGVEWSGRLVRFVLAGGIAGLVLVVFSPFVSPLLWAGVLCYALYPLYRWMVRATAGRRALSALVMCLILTVGVIAPLVYMSLLIAEDLTEGYRTLVATLSEGDQPLLESWRKYPILATLAEAIHNMERVTGTDLRMSIADNLAELGKMLVGQLTRMVTHALYAFVQLGMILLCAFYFFRDGEMMIDWLRTHLPMASDRQDVLARRFDEVVKGAVYGNTVIAVMEGVIGGLAFWSVGLPSAVLWGAVMAILAYLPLLGAGLVWIPAAGYLFWQGAYLKGGFLVAVGAVIAVLDYLVRTIVVGGQSHLHTLLVFFSVLGGLQFFGLVGIVAGPLVVAVGITLVESYRTDISLKTATASKA, from the coding sequence GTGACGGATCCTCAACCTGAGCAAGGTGTGGAATGGTCGGGGCGCCTTGTCCGCTTCGTCCTGGCCGGCGGCATCGCCGGTCTGGTTCTGGTTGTGTTCAGCCCGTTCGTCTCGCCGCTTCTGTGGGCCGGCGTCCTGTGTTATGCGCTGTATCCGCTGTATCGCTGGATGGTTCGTGCGACCGCGGGCCGTCGGGCGCTCAGCGCGTTGGTGATGTGCCTCATTCTGACTGTCGGGGTCATCGCACCCTTGGTCTACATGTCGCTGCTCATTGCGGAGGATCTGACGGAGGGCTATCGGACTCTGGTCGCGACGCTGAGTGAAGGAGATCAGCCGCTGCTCGAAAGTTGGCGAAAGTATCCGATTCTCGCGACGTTGGCCGAGGCGATTCACAATATGGAACGGGTAACCGGGACTGATCTGCGAATGAGCATCGCCGACAACCTTGCCGAGTTGGGCAAGATGCTTGTCGGACAACTGACGCGTATGGTGACGCATGCGCTCTATGCGTTCGTGCAACTGGGTATGATTCTGCTGTGCGCGTTTTACTTTTTCCGGGACGGGGAGATGATGATCGACTGGCTCCGCACACATTTGCCGATGGCGTCCGACCGTCAAGACGTGCTGGCTAGGCGGTTCGATGAGGTCGTCAAAGGGGCGGTGTATGGGAACACGGTTATTGCCGTGATGGAGGGCGTCATCGGTGGGCTGGCCTTTTGGTCGGTCGGGCTGCCGTCCGCAGTGTTGTGGGGCGCGGTGATGGCGATTCTCGCCTACCTGCCGCTGCTCGGGGCCGGACTCGTATGGATTCCTGCAGCCGGCTACCTGTTCTGGCAGGGAGCCTATCTCAAAGGGGGCTTTCTGGTCGCGGTTGGCGCTGTGATTGCCGTCCTGGATTATCTCGTCCGCACGATCGTGGTCGGCGGCCAGTCACATCTGCACACGTTGCTGGTGTTCTTCTCCGTATTGGGAGGGCTGCAGTTTTTCGGACTGGTCGGCATTGTCGCTGGCCCGTTGGTGGTCGCCGTGGGGATTACCTTGGTTGAAAGCTACAGAACGGACATATCTCTCAAGACTGCTACCGCCTCGAAGGCATAG
- a CDS encoding Zinc metalloprotease, giving the protein MNAAQESVVQVSVRSVLSGLTAEDVMSRDCPAVAGRMSLAELVRDHVLRTGQRCFTVMDGDRLEGLVTLHHIKATPQERWAQVSVEEAMTPVSQVRVVAPDQPLTEVLQLLESQDINQVPVAKYGSLLGMITRERLLRVLWAHVELDERETERASRRPALEA; this is encoded by the coding sequence ATGAACGCCGCGCAGGAGAGCGTCGTACAAGTCAGCGTGCGCTCCGTGTTGAGCGGATTGACGGCGGAAGATGTCATGAGTCGTGACTGTCCGGCCGTGGCAGGACGGATGAGTTTGGCCGAGTTAGTCCGGGACCATGTGCTCAGAACAGGGCAGCGCTGTTTCACGGTGATGGACGGCGACAGGCTGGAGGGATTGGTCACCTTACACCACATTAAAGCGACGCCGCAGGAGCGTTGGGCTCAGGTGTCGGTTGAGGAGGCCATGACACCTGTCTCGCAGGTGCGAGTCGTGGCGCCCGATCAGCCGCTCACCGAGGTGTTACAGCTCCTGGAAAGCCAAGACATCAATCAGGTGCCGGTCGCGAAGTACGGAAGCCTGTTGGGCATGATCACCCGGGAACGGCTGTTGCGGGTGCTCTGGGCGCATGTGGAACTCGATGAGCGCGAGACGGAGCGTGCTTCTCGCCGGCCAGCGCTTGAAGCGTAA
- a CDS encoding hypothetical protein (conserved protein of unknown function): MNKHRMLSLRRVRWGALAVLGLMGWPMIGATPSVALDVAPAQEPRIEIAIRDFTYVRTKMQPIRAGVPMVLLVHNEDSVTHGFISPLFLGRSLQGGGEGIEAFGTGIEGFHIDPGKTLMIRLTPDQQGKITFRCDLHPEVQGELYLLDVPVG, encoded by the coding sequence ATGAACAAACACAGAATGTTGAGCTTACGAAGGGTGCGCTGGGGTGCCCTCGCTGTCCTGGGGCTGATGGGGTGGCCGATGATCGGTGCAACGCCGAGTGTCGCGCTGGACGTCGCACCTGCGCAGGAACCACGCATCGAGATCGCCATCCGCGACTTCACGTACGTGCGCACGAAGATGCAGCCCATTCGCGCGGGTGTGCCGATGGTGCTGCTCGTCCACAACGAGGATTCCGTTACACATGGATTCATCTCGCCGCTCTTCCTGGGCCGTTCTCTTCAGGGTGGAGGAGAGGGCATTGAGGCGTTCGGAACAGGCATCGAAGGATTTCATATAGATCCGGGCAAGACTCTGATGATTCGCCTGACGCCGGATCAACAGGGAAAGATCACATTTCGATGTGACCTGCATCCGGAGGTGCAAGGGGAATTGTATCTGCTCGATGTGCCGGTCGGGTAA
- a CDS encoding NAD(P)-dependent alcohol dehydrogenase, translating into MDRLIRLLEAGRVDPRPMTTHRFAFDQVDRAFFLIETKEDEISKPLISFHG; encoded by the coding sequence ATGGACCGCCTGATCCGGTTGCTTGAAGCCGGGCGGGTGGACCCGAGGCCCATGACTACGCACCGGTTTGCATTCGACCAAGTCGATCGGGCATTTTTTCTGATAGAGACCAAGGAAGACGAGATCAGCAAGCCCTTGATCAGTTTTCACGGGTGA
- a CDS encoding NAD(P)-dependent alcohol dehydrogenase, which produces MKATRPGGALSVAGYFGDGDSVKIPRLAWGVGLGDKTIRTGLCPGGENGWTA; this is translated from the coding sequence ATGAAAGCCACGCGGCCGGGCGGCGCGCTTTCTGTGGCAGGCTACTTTGGAGATGGCGACTCCGTAAAGATTCCGCGATTGGCATGGGGCGTGGGCCTGGGCGACAAGACGATCCGCACGGGGCTCTGTCCAGGGGGAGAGAACGGATGGACCGCCTGA
- a CDS encoding putative Ribosomal subunit interface protein, whose product MQIQVNTDRHIEGHEALAAQIRGVVESALSRHEDFITRVEVHLSDENSNKKGGNGDIRCMMEACLGGRQPAAITHQAATVEQAVDGTADTLTRLIESTLGRLRDQAIRRTDPPSPGPGLAEPS is encoded by the coding sequence ATGCAGATCCAAGTGAATACCGACCGTCACATCGAAGGGCACGAGGCGCTGGCCGCTCAGATCCGCGGCGTCGTGGAGAGCGCCCTGAGCCGGCATGAAGATTTCATCACGCGAGTGGAGGTCCACCTGAGCGATGAGAACAGCAACAAGAAGGGTGGTAATGGCGACATCCGTTGCATGATGGAAGCCTGCCTTGGGGGCCGCCAGCCCGCCGCAATCACGCACCAGGCCGCAACTGTGGAACAAGCCGTCGACGGCACGGCAGATACGTTGACCAGATTAATCGAGAGCACGTTGGGGCGGCTGCGCGATCAAGCGATACGCAGGACTGACCCGCCTTCGCCGGGGCCGGGACTTGCTGAGCCGTCATGA
- a CDS encoding hypothetical protein (conserved protein of unknown function): protein MTQKRTLLTFELLAELTSVHQPPCLSLYQPTHRRHPENQQDPIRFRNLVKELETSLRQKYPAIEIRLIMEPFEALAHDHAFWNHTLDGLAVLGGPGVFHVVPLQRPVAELAVVADSFHTKPLRRFLQSVDRYQVLGLSLRKIQLFEGTRDVLDEIDPAPGVPRTITEALGDELTEPHSTVASYGGVGQGSTPMHHGHGSKKDEVDIDAVRFFRAIDRAVLEHHSKPSSLPLILAALPEHHPRFHQISRNPFLEPEGILVNPDSVPEADLRALAWQVVEPQYHARLTKLSEEFEQARSKGLGSDDLVQVAQAAAAGRVASLLIEADRQIAGRLDSATGQVECADLSHPQVDDLLDDLGELVEKKGGRVLVVPIERMPGQTGLAATYRH from the coding sequence ATGACACAGAAGAGAACGTTGCTGACCTTCGAATTATTGGCCGAGTTGACATCGGTTCATCAGCCGCCCTGTCTCTCGTTGTACCAGCCGACCCATCGGAGGCATCCCGAGAATCAGCAGGACCCGATCCGGTTTCGCAATCTCGTCAAGGAGCTGGAGACATCGTTGCGGCAGAAGTATCCGGCCATCGAAATCCGGCTCATTATGGAACCGTTTGAAGCTCTCGCTCACGATCATGCCTTCTGGAATCATACGCTGGATGGGTTGGCCGTGTTAGGCGGGCCGGGCGTGTTTCATGTGGTCCCACTCCAGCGTCCGGTCGCCGAGTTGGCTGTTGTCGCCGACAGCTTTCACACCAAACCATTGAGACGCTTCCTGCAATCGGTTGATCGCTACCAGGTACTCGGGCTGAGCCTGCGCAAGATTCAACTCTTCGAGGGGACCCGTGACGTCCTCGACGAGATCGATCCGGCGCCAGGCGTCCCGCGGACGATCACCGAGGCGTTGGGCGATGAGCTGACCGAACCCCATTCAACCGTGGCGTCCTATGGCGGTGTCGGTCAGGGGAGCACGCCCATGCATCACGGCCACGGCTCGAAAAAAGACGAGGTCGACATCGATGCGGTACGGTTCTTTCGTGCGATCGACCGCGCGGTGCTGGAGCACCATTCCAAGCCGTCAAGCCTGCCGTTGATCCTGGCTGCGCTGCCGGAGCATCATCCTCGTTTCCACCAGATTAGCCGCAACCCATTTCTGGAGCCCGAGGGAATCCTGGTCAACCCCGATTCCGTGCCGGAAGCAGACCTCCGTGCCCTCGCTTGGCAGGTCGTCGAACCGCAGTACCACGCGCGGCTGACCAAGCTGAGCGAGGAATTCGAACAGGCCCGGTCGAAAGGGCTTGGCAGTGATGACTTGGTGCAGGTAGCCCAGGCCGCCGCCGCCGGACGGGTCGCGTCGCTGCTGATCGAGGCCGACCGCCAGATTGCTGGACGGCTGGACAGTGCGACCGGTCAGGTCGAGTGCGCTGACCTGAGTCACCCGCAGGTCGATGACCTGCTCGACGATCTGGGCGAGCTGGTCGAAAAGAAGGGCGGCCGGGTCCTGGTCGTTCCGATCGAGCGGATGCCGGGGCAGACGGGACTGGCAGCCACCTACCGGCATTGA
- a CDS encoding Cytochrome bd oxidase, subunit II: MAVETLWFVIVVMMFAVYAVLDGFDFGTGIIYLFVARTDEERQLVLKAIGPVWKGNEVWLVAGGGLLFLAFPKVFAAGFSGFYLALNLVLWFLILRGLSIAVRSHLRNPLWRAFWDAIFAVFNLLLAVVFGAALGNIIRGVPLGPDGYFFAALWTTFTPGPIPGILDWFTVLVGVLAVAMLAVHGANYLAIKTDAAVQSRARRIADSGSWAVVLLAIMAVPALLFVQPALQDGYVAHPVGSVVPLTAGAALFAAQYFRRRRRDGAVFLSWSLFILGSLGSVAWGLFPNLLIATEDPAFSLTSSNSAASSYGLRVGLVWFSLGISLVIGYTLWVYVSFRGKVERVLFEGPYE, encoded by the coding sequence ATGGCGGTCGAGACGCTGTGGTTTGTGATCGTTGTCATGATGTTCGCCGTCTATGCGGTGTTGGACGGATTCGATTTTGGGACGGGCATCATCTACCTGTTCGTCGCTCGAACTGATGAAGAGCGACAACTGGTCTTGAAGGCCATCGGTCCCGTGTGGAAGGGCAATGAAGTCTGGCTTGTGGCGGGAGGGGGCCTCCTGTTCCTCGCCTTCCCCAAGGTTTTCGCCGCCGGATTCAGCGGCTTTTACCTGGCCCTCAACCTGGTCCTCTGGTTTCTGATCTTGCGCGGGTTGTCGATTGCAGTACGGTCCCATCTGCGCAATCCTTTGTGGCGAGCGTTCTGGGATGCGATCTTCGCAGTCTTCAATCTTCTGCTTGCCGTCGTCTTCGGCGCTGCCTTAGGCAACATTATTCGAGGTGTGCCTCTCGGTCCCGACGGCTATTTCTTTGCCGCGCTGTGGACCACCTTCACGCCCGGACCGATCCCTGGAATCCTGGACTGGTTTACGGTCCTCGTGGGTGTGCTTGCCGTGGCGATGCTCGCCGTCCATGGAGCGAACTATCTCGCGATCAAGACGGACGCGGCTGTCCAAAGCCGCGCAAGACGGATTGCCGATAGCGGGAGCTGGGCGGTGGTCCTCCTGGCGATCATGGCGGTTCCGGCGCTTCTATTTGTCCAACCAGCGCTGCAGGACGGGTATGTCGCACACCCGGTTGGGTCGGTCGTGCCCCTGACGGCAGGGGCGGCGCTGTTCGCCGCACAGTATTTCCGTCGCCGTCGACGGGATGGCGCCGTCTTCCTGAGCTGGAGCCTGTTCATCCTGGGGAGCTTGGGCAGCGTAGCCTGGGGCCTGTTTCCTAATTTATTGATTGCGACCGAAGACCCGGCATTCAGCTTGACGAGTTCCAACAGCGCCGCATCGTCTTACGGATTGCGTGTCGGCCTTGTCTGGTTCAGCCTCGGGATCAGTCTGGTCATCGGCTACACCCTCTGGGTCTACGTGAGTTTTCGAGGGAAAGTGGAGCGAGTCTTGTTCGAGGGACCCTATGAATAG
- a CDS encoding Cytochrome bd oxidase, subunit I gives MTSALFYDRLQFAVTATFHYLFPQLTIGLAVLIMYLKSRAYWTRSVHYDKAAHFWTKIFALSFAFGVVTGIPLEFQFGMNWAKFSTFAGGVIGQTLAMEGVFAFFLESTFLGVLLFGRKKFGPFVQWMTTVMLFIGSWLSGLFILATNAWMQHPVAYGVDQDGAVHVTSLWGLLTNPWLVWQFTHTMTAAVATGSFVMASVGAYYLLSGLHIDAAKTCLRTGVVAGAIATIVLLFPTGHHAALQVFDHQPIKGAAFEGHFYTESGADLVLIGQPNMDTLTIDNPLVAPKMLSFIIHKHFGAEIKGLSDFPREDWPDTMPLLYYTYHIMVGLGSMFIPLMLTAVVLLWRERLFQVRWMLWTIMLMAPFPYIATTAGWMTAELGRQPWLVYGLFRTADGNSPLVGSGNVLFSLLGFLGLYVLLGLLFLFLFFEIVSRGPAVTGGPRSSSEPMG, from the coding sequence GCAATTGACGATAGGGTTGGCGGTCTTGATCATGTACCTGAAGAGCCGCGCCTATTGGACTCGTAGCGTTCACTACGACAAGGCGGCCCATTTCTGGACGAAGATCTTCGCCTTGAGTTTTGCGTTTGGCGTCGTCACCGGCATCCCCTTGGAATTTCAGTTCGGTATGAACTGGGCGAAATTTTCCACGTTTGCCGGCGGGGTCATCGGCCAGACGTTGGCCATGGAGGGCGTGTTCGCGTTTTTTCTGGAATCCACGTTTCTCGGCGTCCTCCTGTTCGGACGGAAGAAGTTCGGTCCGTTTGTCCAGTGGATGACGACCGTGATGCTGTTCATCGGGTCGTGGCTCTCTGGGCTGTTCATTCTCGCGACGAATGCCTGGATGCAGCATCCTGTCGCCTATGGCGTCGATCAGGATGGCGCGGTTCACGTGACGAGTCTCTGGGGCCTGCTGACCAACCCCTGGCTGGTCTGGCAATTCACCCACACGATGACGGCCGCGGTCGCGACCGGCTCCTTTGTGATGGCGTCAGTGGGGGCCTATTATCTGCTCTCCGGGCTTCACATCGATGCCGCGAAGACATGTCTCCGTACCGGTGTCGTCGCCGGCGCGATCGCCACCATCGTGCTGCTGTTTCCGACCGGGCATCACGCGGCGCTGCAGGTCTTCGACCATCAGCCCATTAAAGGGGCCGCGTTCGAAGGTCACTTTTACACCGAATCCGGAGCCGACTTGGTCCTGATCGGCCAACCCAACATGGACACGCTGACTATCGACAACCCGCTGGTCGCTCCCAAAATGCTCAGTTTTATCATCCATAAGCACTTCGGCGCGGAGATCAAAGGGCTGAGTGATTTTCCTCGTGAAGACTGGCCGGATACCATGCCGCTGCTCTACTACACCTACCACATCATGGTCGGTCTGGGGTCGATGTTCATCCCGTTGATGCTGACGGCCGTGGTGCTGCTCTGGCGGGAACGCCTGTTTCAGGTGCGGTGGATGCTCTGGACGATCATGCTCATGGCGCCGTTTCCCTACATCGCCACGACCGCCGGGTGGATGACCGCCGAACTTGGACGGCAGCCGTGGCTGGTCTATGGCCTGTTCCGAACCGCCGACGGCAACTCACCGCTGGTGGGGTCGGGCAACGTCCTGTTCTCATTGCTCGGCTTCCTCGGTCTGTACGTGCTGCTGGGCCTGCTGTTTCTGTTCTTGTTTTTCGAAATAGTCTCCCGCGGTCCGGCCGTCACTGGCGGACCGCGGTCTTCTTCCGAGCCGATGGGTTGA